The proteins below are encoded in one region of Colias croceus chromosome 17, ilColCroc2.1:
- the LOC123699264 gene encoding uncharacterized protein LOC123699264, with protein MTYGTTLRMPSDFFVPTRTGIEDADYVKRLTETMAILTPTKRSPANRATFIYKDLSTCTHVFIRNDTVRAPLTPPYDGPYEVLKRYNKYYQIQLPLRTTVVSIDRLKPAYIKLNEEVEGMASTAVASTPTPTSATSSVPATDYNPDKARHYTTRSGRVVKKNVRFA; from the coding sequence ATGACCTACGGCACTACACTGCGCATGCCCTCCGATTTCTTCGTGCCTACACGGACGGGTATTGAAGACGCTGACTACGTGAAACGCCTGACAGAAACTATGGCTATACTCACACCGACTAAACGATCCCCCGCAAATCGagcaacatttatttacaaggaTTTGTCTACGTGTACTCATGTATTCATACGGAACGATACAGTTCGAGCACCACTCACTCCGCCGTATGACGGCCCTTATGAAGTGCTGAAGCGCTACAACAAGTACTACCAAATACAGTTACCACTTCGGACTACAGTAGTATCAATTGACAGACTCAAGCCtgcatatattaaattaaacgaaGAGGTTGAAGGTATGGCAAGCACAGCAGTAGCATCTACACCTACACCTACGAGTGCTACGTCGTCAGTGCCTGCTACAGACTACAACCCGGACAAGGCACGTCACTACACTACAAGAAGTGGACGCGTCGTCAAGAAAAATGTTCGCTTCGCTTGA